The nucleotide sequence AGAACCAAAAAGAAAGAATTGTTGATTTGGTTTGGTCTGATTCGCAAAGGCCTTCACAGAATCAACACAAAAGACCAGATGTCGTGACCTCTTATGGTCAACAATCGACTAAGAAGAGAAAGATCGTCTCTTCTCCTGTCCCATCAAATTCTCTTACTCTGTCAATCTCCTCCTCCTTCCAAAACACAGAAGCCATTAAGCGAAGCACATGCAATGCTCGTTTTCTACCATAGACGTCTTCGAAACCAAAGGAAGATACGCCTGCATCAAATGTTACTAAAACTTGCAACTGTTGAAACCTATAGTCCCATTTAGAGAATTTGAGACTACCCCAGAAATACTCCGATATCAGCAGTCTTACCATTTCTCAACTAGAGAAGCTGGTGTTACACTGTGTAAATGAGAGTAAAAACCCTCTTCTTTTTTCTGACAGTAAGCAATTGAGATATCTCGAATCATTTGAGTTTGTAGTGCCACCTGTCGACATTTTAAAGAGTTGTCTTCACGATGTACGATACTTAGTTCTGATATTTGATTTATGGAACTACttttttcttgctaaatattttgttatgataTGCATAAAAGTACTtcagtctttgttttgttttcaagtgtGAAGCTATAAAATGGActgtctgttctctgcccaccacaggtatctaaaccggATTTTTCGCGTTATAGGCTTTCAGACTTATCACTGAGGTACAGGAGGACAGTTCAGCCATTTGTATTAAGCAGACATGATTTGTTTCTCTTATTCTTAGTTTTCAGACCAAAATGCTCTACTAACgttatttctcataatttttgttttagacaAGTTATTCGGTTAGGTAAAAAAGTTAGTATAATTCTTGAACTTTATAAGTATCGGTTAGTGTGGGTGTTGTTCTGTGAGGTTCTACATGAATAATTGTTGGGCTGTTCTGTGAAGTTTTACATGAACGTGTGTTAGGTTATTCTGTTGACATTATTAGGTTACAATACCTAGTTTGTTCCAGATTAAAATGTGCTTGTtttcaacttatttttgtttgtttttctttcagccaAATCTAGATTGCATAATAATGTCTTAACACATTTCTCAGAtgcatgaaaatattaaacaacaagcATACACAAGGGTGTTTAGTCGTTGCAATAAGTCATTAACTGCCTGAGACTTTCTTTGCAGTCACGTCTTTACGCCTAAGGGTGgggtgtatttattttaaaactcattatttacattatttattattatttgccatTATTAATCATTATCtacattatttatcattatttacattacttatcattatttactttagcatctgtttaaaagttttgtattttttgtcttcATTTGTACATTAATTGTACCTCATTAACACTTACAGATATAATTACAACTTTTTCTCAGTGGACTTTTAAgggttttcatttctttcttgcTTTCTCTTCCTAATCCTTCAGTCGCATCtcacagaattttttttatttatgactcATAATGGCAAGTTGGATATTaggattaattatttgtattgttaatgaCACTATTGACTGTTGGTAAAAATGTTGAAAGTCGattcttaaatttcaaaattatgaggaGTATTTTAAAATGGTGAGCTACCAGTTGTTAGTAACCATTCCTTCAACTGATATCaatcatatttgttgtcagtaaatGTTCCTTCAGTTAACACCAGttatatttgttgtcagtaaccattccttcagATGAAATCAGTCAAATTTGTTGTAGGTAACCATTCTTTTAGTTAACATCAGCCATATTTGTTGTCAATAACCATTTCTTTAGTTAACACCAGTCATACATGTTGTCAGTAGCCATTCCTTCAGTTAACATCGGTCATActtgtcagtaaccattccttcagtTAACATCAGTCATATTTATTGTCAGTAACTGTTCGTTTAGTTAGCACCAGTCACATCATAACTCTTTCTTTCCAGATCCACAGAAAACCTGAAGCCAGGCCTGAGCAATAATTAATTTCTGTTAGGTGTGTCAACTAAAATATGTACTTTTGTATAAAAGTCTTAGTAGCACAGAGTTTTAcatttgtatagtatataatccTTGTTATATCACTGGAGAGGAAAAGGTTTTGTGTTTCTGTTACAGCTGGGTTACATTTATGAAACATCCATTAAAAATTAGCAATCATCAAATGATGTTAATGCTTAGGTACGAGGTTTAAAGGCAAAtacaaaaagacaaaaaattgATATCGAGATGGCTTTTGTCATGACTGTGTTTGTTTAGTGGTTCTGCAATATCTCTGTGTTTCTTTGTGATAGATTTAGAAAAAGGCTTTGCTAAGCAGATGCAACAGGTTTCAGAGAGCCATGAGAAAGCTCTAGACATCTTAAAGCAGCAGCTACAAGACCTACAGAAGCAGATGGAAAGTAGTCTGCAGGGAGACACCGACACCAAACTACAGGTATGATCTCTTCCTAGTATCTGACTGCTAGAATAGGGCCCTTAGTGGTTCAGTGATAATATTGCaagcttatgacactaaaaattgggtttcaacacctgtggtgggcagagagcaactagctcattgtgtagaatAGCAAGTTAGGTTGAGAAATGAGATAGGCACTTAGAAGAACATCTttaaataattacagttttaaaccaataataataatgataatatacaactttatttcataaaattagatAATTCATTTATGACATTTTgtctggatgttttttttttcaactaattaccaattttgtggaaacaatactaaaattatttcaactttcctACTTTTAAGTAAGTATGCCAAAAATATTTCTATggcttaattttctgttttcttgaaataaaagatattccatattattaactttcctgttttaaacttgttttcttaagGTCTTATAAGCAACAtggcataaataaaatatataattttcgaaaattaacttgtatattactggtaagtgttttttgttttgatttttaataatgACTTCCATTTCATTCTCCAGTATGTActagtttttttataaactgaaattgtttataaCTGAAATCAGGACTTTAGAAACAGGTAAACATCATAGCTATTGAGTCTTAACAAAAAACCCTAATAGATGAGACTTATTATAGCTTAACTTGGTCAAGCATCTacttagtaatatttttttttacttcatcatATTAATGCCCTCTAGTGGAGAAATTTTATGAAAGAGATACATTTCGAGAAATTTGCTTACGTGACAAGCTAATGTttgctaaaatattcatttttttccacactaaataatggaatattttaatacctctgtatattaatgattttataatcCCCCcaccacaaaaaaaacaacatacagtcAAAGAAAGTAGGTGGATTTACCTACAGAAGATACTTAAatttttagtattgtatttaatttttaatctggtgtgatatgttaatatcattagtgagttttattgtgttttaaacaaaaaataaaaacactaatgtGAAGggtaacataaataatataatcatccACAGTTTAACATTACTTACATATAAAGGTATGAGAGAAGAggttacaatgtttgtttgtttatctgtttttctaTGAATATTTGCACTAAGCTACAAAAGGGCCAACTGCTCTAGTGGCccctaactttgaactgataaactggAAGTATAGAAGACAGTCAACAACAATCTACAGCCAACTACTAGGCTACTCTAATATTATATGAgcatataattatcaaacttgTAATACACGAATGGCACAAAAAATGAGATCTTGCAGCAACTGACTGCAAACTATAGACTTTTGGATTCACAATAATGAACCATTTAGCCACTCACTACTAACTCgtccaaaataaaaacatctgagAGTAAAACTACATCATCAAATATACTATTGGTTATACCTGTTAGAATAAAAGGAATACATTTTCTTTGCAGAGGGTTCTTGATCAGAAACATAATTTTCAGAAAGAAGTAGAAAGCCTTCAAGTTGTGCTCGAGTTAAAGGTATAGAAAACTTGGAAATGCAAGAAgaggttatttttactttttattgttttctttttgcaatGTTTATTTGGGctttaaatatctgaaaaaaaagaaatataggCAGCTATGCTATACTATTGTATTGTGTTAAGTGACACAGTTTCACATTGTTAGGATCAAATAGTGATCTagacttattattataatattataaactatgtaaacatagtaaaacaaaatagtaTACCATTAGGATCAAATGGCTACGTATATTTATCACCTATGTAAGTAcagtcaaataaaaacaacatattgttagGATCAATGAGCCATATAGACTTGTTACATTATTTGAGAcaatatatatgttgttaaacataCAATCACATTGTTAGGATCAAAGAGCCATCTTTTAGAATTGTTACATTGTTATAgactatgaaaataaatttatttgtttacatttcaaattaaaatttaattttttttattaaatcactaGTTGGAGAAGTTACCATCTGCAAGACAAGAGATTCAGAAGCTGAAGGCAAGAAATGAAGATTTACAAGCTATAGTGGATGAGAAAGTTCAAATTGAGAGGTAATAGGAGTTCAAGCAAATAGATGACTGCTAAGTCCAAAATGAACTAAATCATTTGAAGTTGTAATCAAATACGATTACCAGTTTTCagtttatcagtaaaagtatgaCCAAACAGCAAACAACACAATCATAATTAAGGAGTGTCTTCTCAATCTCCTGATTTAATTCCAAGTTTATTTACATTGATATTGTTATTgcttgtacagttattgttaaaaattaaattaaaacaacaatgatttataagaaccttttaagattttattttagatattacaTTTAATCACTTTCTTCTTGACACAAAAACCTGGTGCCAGTTGTTGTTATTCATTTAGTGTAACTGTGTAGTGAACTACATTTTCCTTCACCAAGTGAATTACTTTACAAACCATAACTACgtgtatttgtttcaattataatcCATCAAGAATATATCCAATTCAGATTAAGTTACTTTTCTGTATCTAATTGTTTAACATAATCAGGGGAAACAGTAGTGTTAACTTctttaatatgatttattttatcctTATTTCATCCAATATAATGTCATAATGAGGCTTAACATATCCCATCAGAGTGTCATTAGAAGTGATTCAGTCCATTATGGgtttaacttttgttgttttagaacAATAAGTTTCTAGTTAGCTAATTGTCTTAAGTAATCTatgaattacttttagtttcaatcaaataattaGATAATTTTAATTCACGTTTTTCAGTATCTCTCTTAGACCATAGTTTAACCATGTTCTAACTCCATTCAATCTTCTATAACTTGACAATACTAAAAGTAAATTATAGAAAccttaaaactataatatttattaaacatagaatcacaaattaattctaaaatgaAACAACAGCAACTTTTACTGTAGCCAGGTTTGAAGATTAATTATTACACAGCTCAGCAGATAGtgtaattttaatgattacaacatactgacattttaattattacaacagtgtcattttaatgattacaacatactttcattttaattattataacagacAAGTTCATTTTAATGATTATAACAGACAATGTCATTTTAATGATTATTCTCATGACTTCtataaaaaattactgttaactatatttatgACTTAGTCACTTAAGTTGTTCATCAGTAAATGTAAGATCATAAACTTGACTTATTAGTTGTTAatagtataaaatcaaattactaTATTTCATCTGGCCTGGTCAAAGACGTCtaatctgataaaaaaaactaatcaTAGTCTAATCGAGCATAACACAGTTGAAAACGTGTTTTGTAAAAGTGTGTATAGAAATAGGACACTTATTCCACCAATGACTTTGATTATAAACTTGTTACTATGAGCTATGTAAACATGACAGCTCATTATTAGAATCAAACAACTACCTAGActtgttatgttgttacagaCTATGTAAGCATCACATCTTTAAGGATCAAATAATGTAATGCATGCATGTGGAggttacttgtttttaataaaactatatctgcaGAAACATGAAACGATTTTAACACAGCCACTACTATAGAACAGGTTTTGCTCTGAAACTGTACATTATACattaagatatgatatttgtCCCACCATTGAAAATCCCTTAGTTTAAGCATTGGCTCAAAACTGGGTATTTTCAGCTGTCTGACATGCCACAAATAGTTCTATACTAAAATAATCTGTACCTGGTTTATAATCCATCAGTTGTTAGATgttgtttctgaaaatatatgccatgaaaataagaataatataagAAGCAGAAGTCTACTCTACCAAAAATCGTTAATAAAACCACTTAAAAGCTGAACGTTACTTCCCTAGAAAACAATAATGGTTCAACCAAAGTTAAGTGAAAACCACGTTAAGTTAAACAATACTGTGGCTGAAGGCTTAAATTAACTTATAACTTTAGGAAatgtaagaaactaaaaaattatgaaaagtccCTAATtgtaaaaaatctttattttcttttacaaggACAAACTTGACTTTATACTTGAGAACATATTGGCATTGAAAACAAGCTCTGATCTGCACATGAACGCACCTAGCACGTATGATCCTTGTTCACTGTGAATTAATTCGAGCGCCTGGACGCGGTAGCCTATCATTGTAATTCCATGATCGATTCACTGTTCGCTGATAGAGAATAGCTCTTTCAGTTTCTGTTTGAAACATGTTATCTTTCCTGCACGAAACTTGGCTACTTGCTAAATACTGAACTTACATCTTGTGTGCACTCAACGAAACAAGGAAAAATTGAACAGCCTGTTTGAGCATCTCTTTGTGTCCACATggtaaaatatactcttcaaaacaagaaacgctttgtttgtttgtttggaaatttcgcacaaagctactcaagggctatctgtgctagccgtccctaatttagcagtgtaagactagagggaaggcagctagtcatcaccacccaccgccaactcttgggctactctttaccaacgaatagtgggattgaccgtcacattatacacccctacggccgggagggcgagcatgtttagcgcgacgcgggcaaaATGATAACTTCCCATGCCGGGAATCGAaccgcaaaagggatatttttgttattttaacactcctacgaaaagtggggcctaataggccccagagaaacttgaaaggttattaatattagactaataaatttgtatttgatgatttgattcatttcatcaaatgaaatggcaatttcatttaaatacaaatttattagcctaatattaataaccttccaagttgctctggggcctattaggccccacttttcgtaggagtgttaaagagaaatatatgtaataacgttacaagctcagagtatgtgatgttacacgtgttaaggcactgattgtcagaccaaaatgataataaaagctgtgcactttgaaaacggaggaaaacatcggatttttcgccaaaacgcatgcgtgtccaataaatttgtttgagagatctgcatgttctgcaagtgcaacatgtgcaaaatccctataaaagtgacgcgttctcggtttccatagctcagtgttaagccaccgacacgcaatacatttacgccaagactgactgaagcacaacgcaacaacgccactggtcccttggaagcaggcgaatctcgatcagatgttgccagagctgtgaatgtccacccaagcaccatcacaaggctgtggaatcgtcaccaacaacatgaatcaactcgtgaccgtccacgatctggcagacctcgtgtgaccacgcccgcacaagatcgcaacatcccgttacatcaccttcgggatagaaccaccactgcgacgtctactgcctcaaccataccagggctgcgtaggatttccgatcagaccatacgcaaccgtctacgagattcttaggccccatgtgcaacccatcatggtgaacgtcaacgacgtttttcaacatgacaacgcccgtcctcacacagcccgactcaccactgtcttcttgagacaccacaacatcaacgttcttcactggccctccagatcaccagatttaaaccccatcgaacatctttgggacgaggtggaccgacgtctgcgacggcaacaacctcaaccgcagaatCTACCTCAGCTtgtagcagctttgcaggctgagttggactgccattccacaggatgtgattcatcatctcatcgcttccattggcaggagatgccaagcagttattgatgctcacggggggcgtactcgttattgacgttgagtgacgttaaacttcacctaatgagcgtggacttcgcctttgcagactttgaatgttcagcagtgaatctgcaaagtttcacacatgtcatacagaactacccggaataaacttgttaacaatttgtctcatattttgccttttgcgtttcttttttaaagagtatattaaaaacaacacaattccGAAAAAACTCATCTCcgtttaaaataaaagtagaaaacacATGGCATTTACCTGCATTACACCacaaaatgataaatgttaaGTGTTTTTGATGATTCAAAgaagttaaatgtaatttttatcaagCAATTCTGACAAGGAAAAACTAATtgccaaaataaatttaaatctaaatacttcGCAGAGAAAAACACTTCAGACAGTGAATAAAGTAAGAGCtgttgatatttttgtaataatatcacGTGCATAAaagcttttgaatttcgcacaaagctactcgagagctatctgcgccagccgtctctaatttagcagtgtaagactagagggaaggcagctagtcatcaccacccaccgccaactcttttaccaacgaatagtgggattgaccttcactttacaaggtcctcacggctgaaagggcggggaTGTTTGATGCGGCGGGGatgcgaattcgcgaccctcagattacgagtcgcacgccttaacacgcttggccatgccgggccatctaacTTAGGATTCATTAAGTCATGTTATTGTATTGTTGATGACTGTCTCTGGTGAAGGGGTCAaatccagtatatatatatatatataaaggataaTGAATAAAAGAACTACAGTAACAAATGTAAACATCTGTAATGAACTTTTCGGGATTACACATACTCAATTTTCAggaaatctataataataatgaagggTAGtacaattactaatataaaaatacaatgcaTAATCTtaggaaattataaaaatattcaattgcaaaaaacaaaaaagaaagatacaGTGAACTGTTTGAATAAAGCAGGGGTAGAATAGCTTGACTTTCTGATGAGGCTTTGATTTCCACACACATGCACAAAAGGAGGGGGCTCAGAAGTCAACGAACTTCAAGCACGAGTCtgataaatatacaatttatcgtttttctggcccggcatggcaaagtgtgttaaggagttcgacttgtaatccgacggtcgcgagTCCGACttctggtcgcaccaaacatgctcgccctttcagccgtgggaccgttataatgtgacgatcaatcccactattcgttggtaaaagagtagcccaagagttggcggtggatggtgatgactagctgctttccctctagtcttacactccaaaattaggaatggatagcgcagatagccctcgagtacctttgcgcgaaattcaaaacaaaatagtttttctatttttctagGGTGAAGTCATGACCGAGAAGTAAATCCCCACTGTTAAGTATTTATTCATCGTTTTTGTTCTAAATTGTAAATGAtttgtgaacaataaatatttcaaaattagaacctagaaacataagttttaaaatacaaattatttgaaaatttataattttttctaagtaaaaaaaaaactgtttttatgtgTTAAATCTTCCCCTTTGAAATTACCTGCGATATTATAACACAGAAGTATTTATTACTCATCGGCAGATGGCGTTCAAATTTTTCGTTTTGTAGCTTCGATAACAAATTTTCGTTTGTGCCATCTTTTAACTTCTGTAACTGAATAAGTGTTTATTATGATTTGCTTATTTGTATTTGCGAAATTAACTGTATTATGTAAAATTTTATTACTGATTTCGTGTATtttcaccaaaaataaaactgaaaacataatCTGTGATGTAGTAACTGTGGACCTCATTTTCATCTATTCAAAGCTCTTCAATATTATTCATGCCTAAATTAATATAGGTTATTATATGGTGAGTTACAAAAAGAGTTAAAAACCCCTATGAATATCGTACATGCATTACAATTATACTAGGCTTAATTATGTATCTTTGGTATATTGTATATAGTTCCATCGATTGTAAAGCGGTTGCGTTTTAAGTCTAAGCTGCAAAACAATTACAAATGCATTCAggaagtgtgtgtatttttcttacagcACAGCTAAATTGGGTTatttgctgagctcaccgagagtaatggaacccttgattttagcgttataaagccgtagacttaccgctgtactggcggagGCTTCAGTACTTCTGTAccttaaagaaaactgaaacctaaatttTCTCATTTGCCTATTCACTTGGTTAAGGATATCTGTGTTCGATTCGATCAGTGAATCCCGATCTATTATACTAAGTAGAATAAGAAACATatcaaaaattaaacagaaaaaataaagcaTACCATTTTTATACTTGCAACAGTTCTTTACTAACAGACGAAATACGATTTATTCTGTGTTGAAAATAGTAACTCCTTTTGAAGATATGTTTTTTATTCACGAccagtgttttgaaatatttcggATCCTTGTGTCTTTATATTAAGTTAATCGTCTCAACAGTAGCTTGATATCCCATAAAGCTTACCATATTAAACATGACATTCTGGCAGTGTGTGGTTAATTTTTACTGGAACAAAAGGTGCGAGAAAGCCGCTGAATTTTCTTAAggaatgttttattagtttttacaataatttaacaggagaaataaatacaacaatatcaacaacaacaCTGTTGGATCACAGAGTCCAAGTGAGAGAGCAGAAGTCCCTGAGGTTGAAGAGTCAGCGGAAGAGAAAGAATGAGATAATAGTCGAAGACCCACCAGAGGTCACTGGgatggaaagaaaaaaagatgtccGCTGAGGGACGTAGAGTTCCGACTTGATTTGTCAGACCGTCCGCatctacacaaaacaaacaaacataaaaaatgagaaaaatcaaCAGATTCTTTGTATTCagtcaaatgtttaaatactttttaaacgaaacaaaaatatgatttattaagacattgtttaataatttttaattagttgCCAAATTGTGTGTTATCCGTTGTTTCCAAAGCTGAGCATAAAAGCTAATGCATAATTAACCTGATCCTGTGCAGTGGATTGATTCCTTTAGTGGTAGATAAGGCCGCTGTATCCGGGAACGTTTAGGTAGCCACTTCCGTAGATGCCACCAACTTGACCGTGAGCTGCGGACAGTTTTCCGTAAGCACCGTAGCCGTGGGCAGCAGACAAGCCAGTAGCACCATAAGCTCCGTGTCCGTAACGACCGTAAGCGTTAAGGGCACTGGAAGCGGATTTGTCGCTCAAACCGTGGGCACTGCCGTAAGCAGCCTGGGCGCCGCCGATGTTGTGGTAGCCAGCTTGCTTGTCGTATTTGTAGGCCTTCTCGTAGCCGGAACCCTTGTTGCGGGCATAGGCACCTTGATCGTGGTATCTGGCTCCGGCAGCACCGACAGCACCATAAGCTTTGAGATTACGGTGGGCAGCGTTGGCCTTAACACCAGCGGCACCATGGGCAGCCTGGCCATAACGAGAGTGAGCAGCTAGAGCTCCGTAGCCAGCGGCACCAGCGGCGCTATTCAAGTAGCCATGGCTACCGTAGCCAGCTCCGTAGGC is from Tachypleus tridentatus isolate NWPU-2018 chromosome 2, ASM421037v1, whole genome shotgun sequence and encodes:
- the LOC143244418 gene encoding uncharacterized protein LOC143244418, giving the protein MKVLAIVFMLAAVAYAGVPVYYAHGPALVAHGPYGAYGAGYGSHGYLNSAAGAAGYGALAAHSRYGQAAHGAAGVKANAAHRNLKAYGAVGAAGARYHDQGAYARNKGSGYEKAYKYDKQAGYHNIGGAQAAYGSAHGLSDKSASSALNAYGRYGHGAYGATGLSAAHGYGAYGKLSAAHGQVGGIYGSGYLNVPGYSGLIYH